From the Antennarius striatus isolate MH-2024 chromosome 15, ASM4005453v1, whole genome shotgun sequence genome, the window atgaAGATAATATCGtcaagaagataaatgaatgtatCTTCAACATTAAAAATGGTTATGTAAAGGAAATACTTGCTGCTTTGGACTCTTTtaacattagattagattagattagattagattagattaggtaTACTTTTAATTATCCTGAAGTGGAAAATTCATCGAgcttttgtttgtgattttaaataaaagctaAATAGCTAAAAACTATTCAGAAAAAATCgaagtttttttgtgttggacTAGATCCGCTGGAAGAGTGGGGGCCGGACAGACACGgacagaaccctctgtcagtgaggtcttcaactcccacctcagggagagcttctcccagatcccgcaggaggctggggacattgagtcagagtggaccatgttctccatctACATTGTCAAACTGGCTACTCGGTGCTGTGGTCATAAGGTttctggtgcctgtcgcggcgGTAAGCCTCGAacccggaagtaagggatgtcCTCAAGCTGAAGAAGGGGTCCTATCAAATCCTGCTGAATTGTCGAactctggaggcagctgacaggtacaggcatgCCAGTCATACTGCAGCCCAAGTAGTcgtggaggcaaaaactcggttGTGGTAGGAGTTGGGGGAGGCCATGaaggaagactatcggtcagcctcgaacaaattctggcaaaccattcagcgtctcaggaggggaaagcggtgcacagccaacactgttaacagtagaggaggagagctgctgacgttgactgaggatattgtcgggcggtggaaagaatacttgaGGATCTCCCCAATCCTGCTGCCATGTctgacacagaggaagcagaggctgaggtctcagaggtggacttgtTCATCACCagagctgaagtcaccgaggtggtcaCCAAACTCCTGGGatgcaaagcaccgggggtggatgagattctcCCTGAGTActtcaagtctctggatgtgcagggactgtcatggtggacatgtctctgtaacatcgcatgatAGTCaaggacagtacctctggactGGCAGACTGGGgcagtggtccctcttttctaaaagggggaccggagggtgtgttccaactataggggggtCACACTTCTCAGCCCcccggggaaagtctactccagggtactggagaggaggattagaccgatagtcgaaccgcggattcatGAGAAACAATGTGGTTTTGGTCCCAGTcgcggaacactggaccagctctacactctccatcgagggttcatgggagtttgcccaaccagtccacatgtgttttgtggactggttgggcattTGATtatgtccctcgtggtatcttgtggggagtgcttcgggagtatggggtccggggccctttgctgagggctgtccggtccctgtatgaccgaagtcAAAGTTTGCGACcaggccccggataagcggttggagatggatggatggatggatggatggtgtacTTTTTTCTCTGTAAGAGCCGTGCAGTATGACCACATTTTTGTGTGAGAAAGATCTATATTTTCGTTGTCTGTTTCGTCACTCATTTGAAGTGGGAAGTGGAATAGTCATGACAGTCAAAGCACTGTCATACCAGCTGCCAGTACTGAACTGCCAAGAAGTGTAGGATTCTGTGGTCTTCAAAATTAACAATTAACCAactattcatattttaaatgatttctcTGGCAAAGGCTTTCGATAGAAAGAAATAAGTCAGGTTTAGTTTAAATTCAGGTTCACATTGTTTTGTTAAGAAACACACTACGTTACATGGgtttgttacatcccgcgaagctgtgatgtattataattgtcagtgtgtttgtttgtccgtccaccaaatatcttcacaaccgttgcagatagaaagatgaaacaaaaagcacattacttgggcagcaaaggggacgaaaatgagatgatgaccttgaccttgagaaaactaggtcaaggtcaaatttcaacatgtttatgcacatatctcaggaatcggaaagacgaaacaaaaggcgttataatcaaggaggcaaggggatgaaaattagatcacaactttgaccttgacgagaattagatgatgaccttgaccttgaaaaaactgggtcaaggtcaaattttcacttttatacctttttaggtatacATCACTGAGACTTGAttggataaaataataataaaaaaagcaacattttcatgaagccagaggcacaaaaatatgtaggtcagagtaaaatgttgaattcaggggtgtggtggcatgttgttgtttctggtgtATCTTTGATTTATTACATGATAACCATAATTCAGGTCTTTAAGTAAGTGTATTAAGTTACTTTCTATCACATGTTAGCTTATGTGGCTTTTTGAAGATATGTTTGGTACTAACATGACTTTTCTGAAATTTTCTGattgaaaatctgaaaaatcAAGAATAACTAAGGACCATTCAGAGTCTGAACAAAAATGAAGTCAATAACACAaataacttcttcttcttcatgtcttttcttcctctctttgtccTGCCATCACCCTCCAGCCCTCACTATCAGTGGAATATTTCAATCCCCTTTGGAACCAGGTTAATCTGACCTGAAGATTGCTTCTGAGATGCCTCTTTGTCAATGACAGTCAAGATGGAGACTCCTTTCTACCATGATGATTGCCCCACTGTCCCCAATTTGGGTAAGATTGCAGAATATGAGCGCTATTCAGGAAACAGAATGCTCATAAGTAAGAAGGTCATGTCAGCAGCAGGCAGCCATCACTTTAGCGACAACAGGAGCAGTGGTCCAGTAGCAGGAAGGGGTGGGAGCTCCAACAACCTGGGCATTGTCAGCAAGAGTTCCCTCATGACGCCAGCAGTATCCTCTGTGGATATAAACCTTTTAAAGCTGGCATCCCCTGATCTGGAGCACCTGATCGTCCAGTCCAACCAGGCACTGGTCACAACCAGCCCTGTGTCTAACTCCACCACACCCTTTGTCTACCGAAACCAGGCTACCAATGAGCAAGAAGGATTTGCTGATGGCTTTGTCAAAGCTTTAGCTGACCTCCACAAGCAAAACCAGCTGGTGGGAAACGGCCCCATGTCCCCACCTGCATCCTCAAATGTCTCAGTGCAGGCATCCTACCAACGGAACCTGATGCCCAGTGGAGACACACCTGTCTACACAAACCTCAGTAGCTACAATCCTAGTGAAATGGCATACTCTGGAGCACAAATGGCATACGGTAGCCATGGCGGAGCCCCTCTGCACCACGTCCGAGGCTTGGACGCCCCTCAGACTGTCCCAGAACTGCCTCACCCACCAGGTGACACCACGTGCCCGCCCTCCCTCTCCCCAGTTGATCTAGAAACACAGGAGCGAATCAAAGCAGAACGCAAGAAGCTCCGTAACCGCATTGCTGCGTCAAAGTGTCGCAAACGGAAGCTGGAGCGGATCTCTCggctggaggagaaggtgaagGTCCTGAAGGGTCAGAATGTGGACCTGGCCTCAACAGCTGCCATGTTGCGAGAACAAGTTGCACAGCTCAAATATAAGGTCATGAGTCACGTCACCAACGGTTGTCACATCGCTGTTGGATCAGTCTCCACCATCAAAtccagaggaggggggggtgctACCGGCAGCGAGGACTCCAGATGCTGAGGAGATGGGTTGGTCTGATGgatttattttagaatttagTCATTTCACTCACACTGGTGCAAGAACGAGCACCAATCGAAGTGAATGATTTAACGGACTCATGAAACCCGGCAAATTGATGTCAGCCAGCTGAGAGGGAAGAGAAATATAGGGGCTGTTTTGATGAGATGTTGACAGAGTTGGGTTTAAGGGACAGTTAGATTCAGGGTTACACACTCTTACGAGGTACATCCTCTAACAGGTTGCATATTTTTATCAATGAATTACAATCCAAAAGGTTTTTTTCATGGTTTAAAAAGCTCATTACTGTATTTCCTAATGAATAAATTCTACTGCAAAAAGCGGAAATAATCTTccacttttttatttcatttctaattttaaaaaaatgttggactATCTTATTGCACATTTCGAAATTCATTTTTACAATTTGTACTATTTgaagaagaaatgcaaaaatttAACatatgatgtaattttttttaaacggcatgaagtaatcagattacattaAGTCACAGAGTAAGATCTGAAGGGTGATTTACTTTGTATTATTTTTCACCCATCAAGGCTTTCCATGTAAGAGCTTAACAGTTCTTTTTCCAGGTTTGCTGAACATCTTACTCATAATGGCTGATGCTGCAGTTTGTTTTGTAATCTGATTTTAATAATCCATTTATCTCTCAGCCATCTGTGTGTTATCCAGAGTTTAAGGGGCATCATTAGAAGAAACCTTCTTCACTGACTACTCTACACTAAAAGATTACTGTAACCAATATGTACTTAATCTGATTACTATGTAATGAGACTGTGACTGATTATAATCCACTGAGTTCATATTTTTGAATGTGTTGCCTGTCTGAAAATCTTAAACCTTTTGAGCTGTGTTTTCAATGGGAAACAGTGTCTGAAGTTCTATCACTGTGTTTgtcttgttgctgtttttttttaatccacattaatgaatttaaatctcttaatatgaaaatgaagttgtttttttgttgttttctttaaagaTTCCTGATATGAATGTAGAATAATTGATCACTTTTTTCTGACTGATTGTTAGCATTGATGATAAGTCAGTAGCCAAATTATTAGGGAACAAGAAATGTCAAATCAAGTGTCCATATTGGTTGTCAAAATCAAATAAGATACGACAATTGAACTGTATTAATTTGATAATTGCATATTTCAGTACCATCCGTCCATTTTTTCAGCCCTTTTTGCAGCTTGCGGGTCATGGATGTTGCTGGAAACAATTCCAACTGACTACGGGTTAGGCTGCACCCCAGACACACCCCCAGCGCATCACGGGGCCAGTGTCAGTACCCCACAACTACAATATCTGTTggtgacaggaaaaaaagataaaataattctgcaataaaaaccctacttttttttttcagtgaccCACTTTTCTGACAAGGAAATAGGACACTGTATGTAACTTGGACTATCGTCTTTGTCACATTGATGAGCAACTAATTCTGACATTGTATGATAATTTTGTGCTTACTTactaaattataataattgtcATTACGTAAATGTTTGAAAGGTCTTTAAAAAAGGCTTTTTGAGACGCTGGAGGTATAGTAAGAGTTTAGCAAAGGTCTTGGACAGTGTTCACTAGAACCTTGAGAAATATAAAGAGGACCTGGAGGTTGTAGGAAAGGTCAACTGTTGATTTGTCTTATTTTCTTGGGGTCTTTGATTAGAATCTGTCGTTTAACTCACACATGAACCAGATAGAATGTAATCCATGCTTTCATAACATCCAGACTAGATAGTTGTAACTCAGTTTTTTCAGGCTGCTCCAGAAAGacactgaagacatttcaaccagtccagaatgctgctgcccatgTTCTGCCTAGggccagtaccagagaccaggttctgaccaggaccagtaccagagaccaggttctgaccaggaccagtaccagagaccaggttctgaccaggaccagtaccagagaccatatttctcctgtgttgcttctctgcactggctccctgtgaaagctaggatagattctAAAGTACTCgtcctcacttccaaagcccttcATTGTCTCAACAAGCAGGGTTTGGACCTACATGCAGAACACTCCAGGAGAGGCTTCCATTTCTATTTTaatcaataacacaaaaattcaggaaacacatgaaaactCACAAAGTGCAGCAAACTAGACGTGCTGGCAAGGGTACAAAAAGACCGAACCACCGAACACCGAACCACAAGagtcaggcttaaaaagcctcaggatGTTCAGCCTGACCAAGTCCAGGTGTTGagatgagggacaggtgtggCGATGAGACTCCATCCCAAAAATGGTCCTTGGGGAGGGTCAGGATTGGCTCCAGGACCGAATGGAGTTCAGGCCCAGAGTCGGGAACAGGTCCAGGAACCGGCTGGAATCCAGGCGTGGGAACTTAGAGCAGCTAAACCCTGGAGAGAGCAGGGGTCTGCTGGGTCCAGTGTTGGCCGGACTGTTCCGTCTCCACTAACAGgattggacccaaatgcaggacactcCTGGAGGAGCTTTCATCCGTATTTTAATCAATAACGCAGAAATCCAGGCAACACAAGAAAACTCCGGGCGCGGCGCGAGTGCATCGCagaaccacacagagacacacacacacgcacgcacgcacgcacacacacacacacacacacacacacacacacacacgcacgcacgcacgcacacacacacacacacacacacacacacacacacacacacacacaactacagacACTTTGAAGCCAGCCAATTAATTTGAAGCGCATGTTTTGGAGCTGGATAACTCAGgaaacccccccagacacgaggagaacatgaaAACCGCACACAGAGCGGGGCTCGAACCCAGAACCCCTTTGCCgtgcggcgacagcgccacccactggacCACCGTGACGCCCCTGGTCTCACAATACATTCATAATGTTCATGTACATTTATCTTCAGTTTGCTGTTGAACAAAAGTGCCTCTCACTAAACCCCTAATGTTACCTGACAGTCATGAAAACAAGAATCAACAATCAGTTGGAATTATTTGTCAGTTTGGGTCtagatgtcatttttctttaaactccatcagatcacattttaaaaaaataataatgtttgtGGGAACCGGCGTGGGAACAGCCAGGACTGGAGGGTGGTTAGGACTTGAGAGGAGTGGACCAAacaaacacccacacccacacaaaaCCCCGCGGGGCCGTAACCAGGGTAGCCTGGGCAATGGTGAGTCGCTTTGGAGAACCTCCATCAAGATGGGCAACCCTCTGACCAAGTCCAGGTGTCTGTGAGGCTATGAGCAGTGTGAACGGGTTGGGTTGACGGGGAGCAGGGGTACAGACATGAGCAAACCCAAAGACTGAAGGTAaaacttttccttttatttctataCTCACAAATTCAACAACAAGACCCGGTTCTGTCAGCAGCACATCCTCCACCTGAGCTGATTCAAGGCCCAGGGCCTTCCTGCTGCTGGTGAAGACCTTCTGCCCTATCGAAGGAACGGGACCCAAACTCACCCATGCTTTTGGTGACAGattaacacaaaacattttaaaaccagTTGACACATAATTCCACCACTTAAATTCAGAAACCTCACCATTGGTGACAAACATACAGAAATCAGTCACCCCTGTCACAGTTTTGTGCTCCGATAAAATGATCATTGAAACCAGGTGTGAATCTTTTAGAAGATTTATGCCAGAAGAAGACGTAAGTATCACAAGCGTTTGTTTGACttgaatttgaataaatgattaaatcagGTACCgtgtgtgtcttttgtaaaCTGAATGAAATGTACATATGAGGTACAAACTGAAAACTATTGTGATGCATACCTGACCTAGCAGCATTCAAATGTTCAAGTAGGgccatgtggagcaaacaaatgttgGAGGGGTtggagcaaaaataaatgagaatacACTAGACTAATGAAAATGAACACATCTCAGTGGTCAGAGCAGGATGGCTTTAGGCAGTGACGTACGTACAGGCAGTGGTCGAAGGAGGCTTGGTAACCTCCTCATGATGACTACTATCCTGCGGGATCCagaggtatttgtagctgtcctggaTGTCTCCTAACCTGCCCCCTGTTGGGTCCatcccttcagttctgatcgtCTTGCCTCCCTTTATAAAGCGCTggatcacatcagcagacatttcaaaccgCTTTCACAGAACTTTATGTTCACTTAGTTTGTTTTTACAGACTTTTTACTTCTATATTTCTATTTTGACTTAATTCTCATTTAGAGAAAACCCAAATATAAATCCGCTCATGTTTTCCTGTCTTTCATACTCACAGACATTTAGTGGTGAACCATCGGAAAGCATTGTGTTGcactattttaatatttttctatGTTCTACAGATGAAGTGACCtacatacagagagagagaggctcaGTGTCATTTCTGGTGACTAATACCCCCTCCACCCACACTAAGGTGTGGGTGGAGGGGGTATTAGTCACCACACGCACACGAGAGAGTGAGTATtggcatgtttttctttttgtttctgctgtttggtctaaataaaaatgtgtgtgaataaatgagTGTTGACAGTGAACGTCTAACACTAATATTGTAGgtctttttgttttcagctgAGAAACTTTTTTGGAACAGTGAGACATTTAAATCAACATACTTTTGAACCACACTTGGACCTTTTTATGGGACCTTTATGGAaccttacattttaaaaataaaaaataatttattgagaCATTGAAGcagttattattaaaaaaatgatgagCCTGTCTCATCCATTTATAAGATAATCGGCTTGACACGATGCTAACGCTCTCAGGTAAGAAGTTGAATCTTTAAAACCACTGATATAAAATTAAACTTTCTGAATTCTCCTCCTTGAATTCTAGAGATCACAAGTTCACTTTTTATCCTGGGGGGCACAGAATCCATGAAGGGCAGTAAGGTGCGACTTGCTGTTGAAGGTCTGTTGATGCCTGACTGTGTGTGGAGAACagttttaaattcttttctGACAATGCAAAGAGCCAAATCAGAGAAGTCGACCCAGAAGCTCAATATAAACGCTTTCTTGTTCTGTCTTTTGTTGACGAATGTGCCTGATTTGTTTTCTTGGATATTATGCAAGTGATAGAAGGCAGTCTTGTAGATTTGTGGTATTTGGGAGTTACTGGATCAAACATGACTCAGATTCCTCACCGTGGAGCTAGAGGCCAGCTACATTATTCGTGTTTCTTGAATTTTTCTAGCGTGCTCATCCCATTTTCCCAAAAATTAGGCAGCAAATTGAACATCTTGCAATTTGTGTCTCacgaagtccgagactcacggaacatatcGCACTTTCAGACTCCTTAAAACACATCGGTAAACACTAGAAAGAGATTTTGTTCACTCTGTTCCAGAATGGAATAAGTTTGTTCTCTGTACTCACAGCACAGTTTTCACTGGATATTCTGAAAAAAGGGAATGAGTGACTGAATGTGAACGTGATCATTTCACTAgagaaaaatattcagaaagAAACTGAGAAAATTCTTCTAATCAATGTTGTCCTGAAGACGACggagatgatggagggatgtgtTGTTGGATCTGTAGTTGTTGGAGGGTGACTCAGATGCTCCACCCACAGATATACTGAgtcatgactgtgtgtgtgtgtgtgtgtgtgtgtgtgtgtgtgtgtgtgtgtgtgtgtgtgtgtgtgtgtgtgtgtgtgtgtgtgtgtgtacctgattTAAATGTCAGTACAGTGAGAATCTAACTCACAGTTTTTTCTTCTGATTGGATGTTGAAGTTACTTTAATGCTGCATAACAGACCACAAATCATTTATGTACATGCTTTTGGAAGTTTTGCTTTAGTCTGTGTGTACCAGTCAGTCTATTTATCCATCTctgtatacatacatacgtaaATACTctacatatacagtagtaccATGAGATACAACTTTATtttgttccgtgactgagctcataagtcaaatattttcccatttcaaataacaaaaatgatgttaaaccattccagccttgtaaaaaagccccaaatccACTATATCAACTAATAAAATACAAGTTACATAAAAATGATTAAGTAGGgaaataactgcaaaagtcaCTTGCACACATTAGCGACGTCTTTACTCCACAGACAAGAacaagatctggtctcagctgatgttgtaggCATCCACTAAATACTGATAGTGTTCCGAAGCACAGCCCGACTCACAGCGCTCACAGTGGTCTTCAGTgggctcaggaagcttgtgtgttggTCCAGACACAAGAAACACTAGAGGGAGCATTGGTCTTGACACTGCCATACTGTGTCGATACAGGTACACCTGGGGTTCATTTCACAAAACAGGTTTAACAAAACCTGCCtgtgaagaagtgtgtccaggcaggatggaacgggtggagaagagtgtcaggtgtgatgtgtgatagaagagtttcagctaaaatgaaaggaaaggtgtacaaaactgtggtgagaccagcgatgttgtttggtctagagacagtgtcactgaggaaaagacaggagacagagctggaggtagcagagatgaagatgctgaggttctctctgggagtgaccaggatggataggatcaggaatgagtccatcagagggacagcacatgttagaggttctggagataaagtcagagaggccagactgagatggtttggacatgtccagaggagagatagtgaatatattggtagaaggatgctgagttctgaactgccaggcaggaggcctagaggaagaccaaagaggaggtttatggatgtagtgaaagaggacatgaaggtagttggtgtgacagaagaggatgagaagacagggttagatggaggacactgattggtgATCTGTGAACCCGTGGCTGCACAGGGTTAGTTTTATTAACTCAGAGTAAGGTCAACCATAGTTTAGCAGGTATGACATAACTCTGAGTgttcctcgctgcatttaactcTATATCCCAGGTTGCTCTtgtgactgtgtggtgtggggtcttttgggtttACCAGTCTTTGTCTCATAGTCCAACCCAGCATAGTTTTAGTCCCATAAGGACCACCATCAGAACCTCGAACAACTTCCCATGGCTCAAGTGCTTTGGGAACGTCGGTGCCAATCAGAAGGTGTAATCCAGAGTCGATCTCTAATATCGTTAGACCATCAAAGTGTGGCCATATTTGAATATCTTCGTTCCTCTGAATATTTCCTGTTATAAAGGCGTGCAGGTCTGAGTAAAGATATCTGGCAACTCAGAAAAACAGTCTCTATCCGAACCAGCCACCTCCAAACCTGACACCTGACAACTTTCTCCTGACCCATTGTCGGCACTAGAATGCTTATTCTTCTCCCAGTGAGATCAAGCCTGTCCATCAACCCCTCTGTACAAAATGATCCTGAgccaaatttttaaaatccctGATCAGGATCAGCTTTTGAAGCTGTAGTTCTGACTGCAAATGATTCCaggctgcaggagcagaaaacATCAAAGCCTGTTTGCCAAGTCCAGTGTGAACCTTAGGGTCAGTCAATAAAGGGATGTCATCGGAGACAATAGTTactggttttaaataaaatatagccACAAAGGTAAGAGGGGCACAGACCAAGGATagacttataaataaaattgtaccAATGTGTAAGTCTGCACATGGTCAGGGAGGGCCACTGAACTTTGGCATACAGGGAGCTGCTGAGTGCTTTCTtgtataaaaaacaatcaaaagttaatggagaaaaatagatattactgacagatattacagaaatgtgtgtggagaaggctgtGTTAGCGTGGTGCACAAGAGAGTATATGAACCGTCGGGGACCCCTTCAAATGGTCACACACATTATCTAAATCAGTTTACAAAAGAGCCGcctcataaaagtgtaaaaaaaaatgtaatacataaatttttttttttctcaatgcaTCAgctcttttccattacttcaggcCTATCCACAAATATAAAGTGTATtataatgttttcattattattaatgtttttatggACTTTGCCTttagaaccctgtttttcttccaattggaaaaacacaaaatatggaatatttccaaaaactggtgcacagtttaatacttctgataaagatattacaaccttgaccatgcAAGTAATTGTTAACAATATTAACTGTAatgcattattagtttttggtacGAGGAGAATTTCAAAGCTTACTCACACATTGTCTGATGGTCTAAGAAGGGGCCGTGTCAtaaaagtgcaaaaagaaaatgtaatacatacaTTTTTTGTTAACTTTCAACGCATCACATCTTTCCATTTCAGACCTTTATTCAGATCAAAACGTTTTATCGTAAACATTACATACACacagggtggcacagtggcgtAATGGCTGTGGCTGCCGGGTGGTGCatgtaatgtatatatatataatgtacattatatGGTAACTGTCAACATGCATGCCAagaaaactaaaatattaacaaatttTCCCGCGTGATGGTATGAGTTTGTGCTTCTGTCATTAGCATTAGTGTCGGTCTGAACAAAGCACATTAGCTACAGGTTTACTGCCCTATAATTAATCCTCTTCTCGCTCATCTATAATTCatagagatgattttttttccagaggatTTAGAAGACAGGGAGGCTTATTTAAATGTGACACAGTTTGATGAAAataaggtggtggtggtggcagaTCAATCTCTCTAATTTAACAGTCTTTctatgtttgattttgttttctaatCTTAATGCGTTTCTCCTGCTGCACGTGTTTGTCCTGTGTGGAGAACGTACTGGTAATCACATATACATCaatgttgttttaaatgaagatgACTTCACAGAATTCACTGTAACTGTTAATGGGACAAGTCAGGAGATATGAGCTATGACTGTCTACATTTGATCTAAAATCAGATTTCAGGCACTGTCCATATAGTCACCATTGTACAAGCTGGGATACTACGCTCATGCACATTTAGTCACGTGATGCGTACAGAACGTCACATGACGCGGACATGTAGTCTCGTCACATGTACATTTCGTCACGTGAGGCTGGTTTTAAAAATCTTTGGTGTTACTTACCGGCACAAAGATGAACAGCTCGGTGTAGAAAACACGAACATAGAAGGTGgtaaaaatgtttccttcatTCCTGTATAAATCTGTTTTATATATGTTCTCTTATCCTTTATCCTTTTATTCACGCAGgtttatatacaaataataaagTCTGAAATTACAAGTTTAGGAAACTCATTCTGAGGAGGTGGCTATATGAATTTTttaggttttattttgtgtttatatatatatatatatatatatatatatatatatatatatatatacacagtatgtactgtatgtatatatgaaatatatttattttctatttttaacttACTTTATTACTTGAATGTGTGAAGGTGaacctgactttttttttaaataggagtgTCGCTATGACCAACTGTGTGACTCACAGGAATAGTCTGTCAAAAT encodes:
- the june gene encoding junE proto-oncogene, AP-1 transcription factor subunit, producing the protein MTVKMETPFYHDDCPTVPNLGKIAEYERYSGNRMLISKKVMSAAGSHHFSDNRSSGPVAGRGGSSNNLGIVSKSSLMTPAVSSVDINLLKLASPDLEHLIVQSNQALVTTSPVSNSTTPFVYRNQATNEQEGFADGFVKALADLHKQNQLVGNGPMSPPASSNVSVQASYQRNLMPSGDTPVYTNLSSYNPSEMAYSGAQMAYGSHGGAPLHHVRGLDAPQTVPELPHPPGDTTCPPSLSPVDLETQERIKAERKKLRNRIAASKCRKRKLERISRLEEKVKVLKGQNVDLASTAAMLREQVAQLKYKVMSHVTNGCHIAVGSVSTIKSRGGGGATGSEDSRC